ATTTCGGTCCCGTCCTGTCCTCATGCACTCCTCAGCCCGCCTGGCTTTGTCCCCACACGATGCCAGCTTCAGCCTCTGGCCACTGTGGCCTTCTGAGGTTTACAGGGGTGGGGAACCTGTTTTCTTCCCAGGCCCTTTGGCTACTTTAACATCACTCTAGGGCCGTGCTGATCAAACATTTAGTCACTAACGCCTCCTGACGTGGTGGCTGGGACTGCTTCCTGTAGTGAGACGTGTGATGTGAGCTGGTACCGAAGATTTCACAGGCCCCATTCAGCCAAGCGCTTGACCCTGGCTGTTGATGCTCTCCCCCTTGACCTCTGTGTCCTCCTCTATTGGCGTGCCCTCCCCCAGGGCTTCTCTCTGGCCAGCTGTGCCTACGTCTCCTGCCTGGCTGCTCCCCCTTGAGGGAACTGATTCAGATTCCTGGTTTCCACTCCTGCCCATTCTTTAAGGACACCTGTAATCTGTGTGTCTTCTGACCCAGACCTTTCTCTGGAAGCTCTGACTCCCAAACGCAGCCACCGACTGGCCTTCGCCATCAGCTTCCTCGAGAGAGGGAGAGCAAAGACTGGCTGCATAACAATCCTAACTGccggactcactgccatccggtgggtcatgccaactcacagcgacaagATAGATCCTACTCACATAAACACAGCTCGTATGGGACAAAGGAGGGATTCTAGATGGCAAGGGGAAGGTACTATTTGAAACAAATCATCAGTTTGGCTCTCCTAACCTCACTATGTAGGACCAGATGCAAAATAAAGATGAAAACTTAGATCACGGAGCAGAAGGAAACTGAATGTACGCGTATTGCACCTGTGAAACAAAGCTTGGGGCTGCTGCTTTTCAAAAATCAATGGGAgaaaggcggggggagggggggaggaggggaagatgtTCCGGATCAATACCGTACAAGGTAGGTTCTGACTCTCACACAACAAACCCTGTCGATCCAACAAGCACAAAGACGAACATGCTAGGAATATAGTTCAGTACATGGGCCAAGGGTTCATATCTTTAATGTACAAAAAGTGCATACAAATTGTCCAGAAAAATACTAAGACCCTCCCCTGGCCCCCGACCCCCTCCCGCAAGAGTGGGTAAAGAGTATGGCTAAACAGACAGACAGCACCTAAGGAGAATCACCGTTCAATTTCAACTTCAGCCGCCCTCCAAGAGTGGCAAGGACCCATCTTGGTTCACTTTCCCAGCTGCCAGAGGCACCTGCTTCCCTTTGGAGCCGGCCCACGCTTCACTGCAGGGCGCCAACCCCCCACCACTCTGCAGCTCTCCCAGCTGTCAAGACTCAGCAGTGGCCACGGGGAGAAAGCTCAAGCCCCACCCCAGCTGGCACCCCTGCCCATCTGCAGCCTAAGCCCCTCTCAGCTCTCCCACCACGTTGGGAACTGCTTGTGTGGTCATTTCTGGAAAGATTGTGCACCTTGGTGCCTTCCACCTCTGCTGTTATCAGTCCTGGAAGACCAAGCTTCACCCACTCTCCGTGGAAGCCTCTCTGACCCTGCCCTACCCCTACGGACCTTTCCATCCCAGTGTCGCTGTCCTGTGCAATGGCACTGTGTGGTCACTCATGTGCGTCTTCTGCTTTGGGGGACTCTGAGGTCCTAGGTCTTCCCATCCGTCTGTCCTAGCATCGACTCGGCTAAGTGTTGGTCGAATGAATGTATGAATGCATGGGTGGAAGATGTACGTGCCAGCGTGTGAGCAAGCTGATGTGGGGAAGAACCGagaagaggccaggtgagcgtGGTGAGCACCTTACCTCCCGAAgagcattctgggctgcacggtacCAAGCCCGACTCACGAGCAAGGCCTCTTTCTGATCGGACAGAGGCAGGAAGCTCAGAATGTAAGTGAGGATCTGAGTGGGAAAGAGACAGGGCATCAGGCTGTCAGCGCTGGGAGCCTTGGGAACTAGCCACGCTGAAGGAACGGGGCCACTGGCTGCCAGTTCAGCAGAACGCATGCTTTTCTCCAGcgtgcaaacccccccccccccccaatcccttCCCTTTACCACGCAGGAGCCCTTCCTGAGCCTGGACTGGGTCAGGCCTCCCCAGCTGAGGACTGTCACACTTCCTGCCCAGCTGGGGAGGAAGAGCCTGGTGAGGAGGTCAGATAAACCTACTGTTGTAATCCTGACTGTCAACTGACCGCGCTGAACTTCCTTATCTGTCAAGTAGCCATGGTAGAGAGATTTAAATGGTTGTTAggcaaattaagaaaaaaaaaaaccaagagatTAACGTGTCTGTGTCCTACATAGTATGTAGAATTTAACAGGCATCCAGTGAAGACTGATTAGCTCCTCCAACCCTGTCTCCGGGCGCTAACGTAGTTCTCACCTGAGAAGGCACAGTCACTTGAAGTCTTCCCACGGCCCAGCCACTGTTTCCCTCCGCTGATTCGCAGGAAGCCCCAACTTCCTCCTGGCCTCACGGGTCAGGCTCTGGGACGCCGCTCTTCCCTCATCTGTTCTATGTCTTGGGCCTTCTTAGTGGGCGCTTAGGATGTAATCCCAGCAAGAGCCTGCCTGGGAGGTACAGGCCCAGCCTCTACCAACACCTCGTGGGGCTCCAGGTGGTGGGGTTGGGAAGGGCATTGCAGTCAGGAACAATTTGATGCGAATGATCCTTCCTTGATTCCTGTGACACGGTGTCTTCTAGAGCTCTACCTAGCACTAACCACCCTATTGCTGGATTCCTCACAGGCTCGGACCTGGGTCTTACGCTCACAAAATAAGTTGACATGTATGGATGGCGTCAACACTTCTACAGACATGACCCTCCCTGTTCCACCCTTTCAAGCCAGTACAGCACGCCATTGTCTACTGGCCCCTTCACTATCACCTTCATCTCAGCATCTCCAGATCCGAATGACTAATCTGCCACACATGGTCCCTTTTGCAACTTCCTCCCCATCAATGCCCGCCCTGCACCCCACCTGAAGAGCTGCCAGACAGCAGCTGGACCTCTTTATGCCCTTCCAGCCTTGACTCCAGTCACAGGCCTAAGGCACAGGCTTTAGGTTAGGCTAatcaaaaaacacaaacaatattcagctggtgggtgggttcaaactgctaaccttgtgatcagcagccTAATCAACCTACTCCGCCACCCGGACTCCTCCGGGCTAATTTAAGACTCCTCCAAATCCCAGCTCAATTGCTTCCTAGCTATGTGACCTTATGCAAGGTAATTGGCAGCCAGGAGTCTCGGTTTTCACACCTGGAGCACAGGAACCCTAACAACCCAGAGAAAAGTCTTATGGGGCTTAAAATAGGTAACAGACAACAATGTCCATGTCACCTAACAGATGTTCTAGAAATGGTCTCTACTGCTTAGCTAGCTCCACCCAGGTCATCGCCCCACACCTAGACCCTTCCACAGTCTCCCACACTGCCACAGGTGATTTTCATAAAGCACACTGAGTCCGGCCTACCACTAATGAAAACTGTCAGGGTTCCCCAGTAGTCCCAGGACAAAAGCTCCACTCCTGATCAGTACTGCTAGGACCCCAAGCCCAACTGGGACCCCTGACCCCAAACCATGTCCTCCAAACACCGCATGTCTATTGCCTTTTGCTCACGTAGGCCTCTTTTCTGTAATGTCCTTCCTTCAGCCTGGCCCCAGCAGGCCTTTCTAATTTCTCCATGTCTTCTCTTATCTGCCACGGTCCACACAGGAGGTATTCAGGCAATACTTACTGGGTTGAATTAAAGATGGTCGAGGACCCAGAAAACAGAGGTGGCTCTGCTCTAATGCACCAGAGGTTTTTCCAGGGAAGGGTGGGGCGATCAGATCAAGCCAATAGTGCCTTACCGAGAGGAGGTGGCTAAGCGGGCAAGCACCCAGGGACCCGACCTAGGCAAGGGAAGGAGAGGACTGatggggcctgggactccccagcataGTGACCCTAGACAGCAAAGCAGACCTTCCCCTTAGGGATTCCATGGCTGTCAATCTtaagggaagcagattgccaacacctttctcctgaggagtgcctggtgggggcaAACCGCTGATCTGGCTAGCAGTCTAGTGCTTAATGACATTGCCCTTATGAGTCAGGATCGATGGCCCCacagtgagttgggttgggttCTAGTACTGCCCAAGTCTCTATCCTCATGGGAGGCACAGAACCTGTCGAGCTAAGAAAGTGGCCATCTTTTGGACTGAGCAGCCAACACAAGGAGCAAAAGAGAGCAAGCCCGATCTCACTGAGGGGAAGGAGACCCTACTTTGGGCTGAGACAGGGGGTGGGGTCAGCGTGAGGTGGGTGGACTTTCTAAAAGGAGCGACAGTAAGGACCCAGTGGCTACCCATGAACCTATCCCAACGGGTTACAGAAGATCTGACTGGTCCTCCCTGGACCTGTGGGAATACAGTAGGTGTTCTCTGAGACCTGAGAAAAGAAGGGATCCCATCCCACGGGATGCAAGAGTGAGAGCAGGCCTATTCTCCCTCCAGAAGAGGGCACTAATTCAAGACTGACAGGACCGGGTGATCTGACCCCTCTGGGCATTGGGAGAGGGTAAGTCTTCTGGCAAAATGGATGGCGAGGGCATTCCACAAGGCCACAGAGGACGGCAGCTGTCATCCCTCTGGGCTATCGGAGTGGTGCTGGCTTGGCCCAGGCCCAGGCGAGACATCCCACGGGTCTGCAGGATTACGGAACAGGCCTGTCCCCACTGAAGGAACACGAAGACCACCCGGGTGTTCATAGGATGGTGGGTCCGGCCATCTCTGCGGGTGGAGGGAGTGGAGCAACCTTTCCGTGGAATCAATGGGGATAAGAGAGGCGGGAGGCGGAGGGCATCTTCTGCAAGTGAGGAGGGGAGAGAGGCCACCTCGAAGGAAGAAGGGTAGCAGAGGGCCTGACGTCGCTGAGTAGCCACCTCCACTGGCTGCTGGGGAAGGAGAGTCTAGTCTCCCAACCTAAGGGGACGAGCGCCCACTGAGGAAGCCAGAGGTGGCAGGTCCCGGGACTGCCCGGGCGGGCACTTTCCGCCAGGCGGGCGGGGCCCGGCGAGCTGTCCGACGGCCCCTTCCCAAAGCCCCGGACCCCGAGGACGGGGCCTGACCCGAGCTAGGCCGGACAGCGGTCTCCTCTCACCTCCAGAGGCAGCGACTCCGCCATCGCATCCCCGCCGTCTCCGCCCCCGCGCAAGGCCTTCTGGGAAACGTAGTCCAACGGGCGGACGAGCGGGACTTAGGACGCAGACTTCCGTCTCATCTGATGACGACTTTGATGCGCGCCGGAAGCGTCCGCGCGCCGATGTGGTGCTTACTGACTGCGGTTGTGATCGCTCTCCCTTGTTCCCTCGGCTGGGTGTTGGCATTGCACCATGGCGGTGAGGAGGGCGGATAGGTTGGGGTGTGCACCCACAAAGTCTCCCGGACCCAGGAGACTGAAAACAGGGGGAAGGCATTGAAGGGTGCGGGGTTGGTCGGAGGGGGGCGCTATCCTCTGTCAGTACTGTACTAGAGCAAGCTGGAGGGGGTGTCCACCGTGGGAGGACCATCCTAGATGAGTGCGACAGCGGGGCGCATCAGTCCTAGAGCAGGCTAGAGACCTGAGCAACAGGAGGAGCGGCGTGGGCCTCAGCCCAGACCTGGCTTATCCCAGCAGAGACCAGAGGGATCCCCATTCCCCTTATTCAggaaatgccccccacccccggaggCGGCAGTAGCCCAGGGCGGGACTTAGTAGGGGTCACCGAGGAAGCATTCCGGAGGGATTGGATGGGTCCAGGATGAGGAGTACATCGCAGCTGTGTTGCTTTCCAGTCCCTTTGCAGAGTGGACTGGAGGTGGCAGGGAGGGGTGGACATCGTCGGGGGTGTAGGTTTGGGCACCATGGGGGCTGGCTGAGGTGTGGCTAGAACTCTAACTAGACAGGAAATGGAAAAGGCCCTGGCCTACGAGGGCTCTGACAGCATCTCACACTCCTGCAGCCCAAGGGCAAAGTGGGCACTAGAGGGAAGAAACAGATCtttgaagaaaacaaagagaCTCTGAAGTTCTACCTGCGGATTATCTTAGGAGCCAATGTAAGTACCTGCCCCCTTCCATGAATCCCACAGTCTCTAGTCCTGCTGAGGGGGAAGTGGTGGTGTGTGACAGCCAGGCTTCCAAAAGAAAGCCCTAGTTAAAAAGAGATGCAGGTCTGAGACCTCGGCTGCATTTGAGAGCCCTTCTTGACTCAGTTCCACAAAGGCTTCTTTCCTGGACTACTTGGGTGTCAGCAGGAAGTCTGGGTAGCAGGTTCCTTCTCCCACCAACTCTTTAAGAAAACCCCGATTGTCTTGCAGCCTGGCTCAGttattgggggtggtggtgtgtgtgtgtatgtgttggggaGGCCAGTCATTTGGGACTGCCATTTGTTCTCTTCCTGATTCTTCTGTTTGTTTGCAGGCTATTTACTGTCTGGTAACCTTGGTCTTCTTTTACTCATCTGCTTCATTTTGGGCCTGGGTAAGTGTTTCATCTCCCAGGAGGTGGAGGGGTATGTAGGGTCCAtggctggcctttgacatccctatCCTTGCCCTGCAGGTGGCCCTGGGCTTTAGTCTGGCAGTCTATGGGGCCAGCTACCACTCCATGAGCTCAATGGCGCGGGCAGCCTTCTCTGAAGATGGGGCCCTTGTGGATGGTGGCATGGACCTCAACATGGAGCAGGGCATGGCAGAGTGAGTGTCCCCCGCCGCCGGCCCAGGTGagcggccccagggctggggctctgggGCCCAGATAGCCCAAGACCCACAATGGCCTGTGGCTCAGAGGGTAGAAGGGAGTTGAGCAGGACCCATCTATTTTCTCAGGCCCTTGCAGTGTCCTTTCTCTCCACAGGCATCTGAAGGATGTGATCCTATTGACTGCCATCGTGCAGGTGCTCAGCTGCTTCTCCCTCTACATCTGGTCCTTCTGGCTTCTGGTGCGTGGGCTGGGGGTAGAGGGCTGTTCCCCAAGGAGCAAGAGCACCAAACCCTCCCCTCTACCATGCTGAGAGCCTGGCTTCTCTCTTGCAGGCTCCAGGCCGAGCCCTTTACCTCCTGTGGGTGAACGTGCTAGGCCCCTGGTTCACAGCAGACAGTGGCACACCGGCCCCAGAGCACAACGAGAAACGGCAGCGCCGACAGGAGCGGCGGCAGATGAAGCGGCTATAGCCATTGGCCTTGTGGCCACAGGCTGCTGGACCTTGGGCAGCTCGATCAGGCGGCATGGCCTCATGCCAGGAGCAGTAAGGGCTGTGCCCAGAGGCCAGGTGTACTCAGAGGCACAGGATTGTTGAATAAATGGCTTCGAGGTGGCTAACGGCTATGCGGGTgatgacaagggcagggcaggaaaaGCCAGTCTTTTGTGATTTCTCTGCCACTACAGACCTGGCCTACTGGGAACCCTGAAAGGAGAAAAAGGCTCTTAAATTGGTTAAGAAAACTTTATTAGGCTCCAGAGTTCAGGGAGCTGAgatatacacaggcacacacgaCTAATACTGCTGACGGCTCGGGGGGGCCTGGGCACGAAGTGGCACCGGCATTTGGTTTGGGAAGGGGCCTATGGGCCCTCTTCTTGTAACAGTCTCTTGTCCTGCAAGTCCAGGCCCAGGCAAGTTTGCTGGAAGTTGCACCACCATCACACCTCCAGGCCAGGGCCCTTGCTCAGTCCCAGTGCTTGCACCAGCTCATCTCCAAGACCACTCTTCAACGTCCGTCTCACTGTGGCCAGAGCAGGGTTGGAAAGAGGAGAACagtgggtggtgatggtggtggtggcgtgtgtgtgtgtgtgtgtgtgtgttgggggctcgGGGGAGCGGGTACTTACAAGACTTGCGGTTGCCACGTGACCTCTTGCGTTCCCGAGCCGCTAGGGCCCGAGGGCTGCTCCTAGTCACTGACTGTACCAGCAGGTCCATGATCTCATCCGAAGTGTCCCCAGGGGAACTGGAGCCTGGGGCTTCTTCTGGCGGTGTGTCAGAGGGCCCCGAGGGTGTGGACATCACAGGGGAGCTGCTCGACACCATTCCTAAGGGAGGCCGGAGGCGGAGGGGGGTGGTcaggcctggggggtgggggcgggcgtcCAAAGCCTGCTCCCCCGAAGCAGCCATGGGCCCCACCTCTACTGCGGCGGTTGTGTGTGGCGTCTTCGGGCCTACTAGTTAGCAGACTCTTCATGCTGGCGTGACTGTCGGCATCGCCCCGGCCTGGCCCACTGCCCACAGCCACAGGGACAGCTGGGGTGCTGGGAGTCTCCCCAGCCACCCCTGAGAACTTCTCTGTctggaggaggtgggaaaggtagGCTGGCAGTAGGGGAAGGGAAACCATGAGGCAGGGGGTGAGaggagggcaggggcgcccacctCAGTGATCATGCGTCCCCGAGTCTTGTTGCGCTCACGGTAGGTGGCCCGCTTCTTCTGCTGCTGCAGTACCCGTTCCCGGCAGGTCCGGTACTCGAGGGCAAACTCGCGCAGGGTGTGGCAGAACTGCGTGACCCTTACCTCCCGGGCTGCCTGGGCCGTGTAGCCCAAGTAGAGCAGGAAGGCATGGAACCTGGGGAAGGGAGTCCCTCTTGGTGCCTGGGGCTCTAGGGGGGGCAGAGCCACCCTTCCCCAGCCTGGGCCCTACCGATTGCAGATCCGGCGGTGTACCACCCTCAGCATGGCCACCCGGCGGGCACACTGGACCAGGAAGTGGGTGAGGCGGGCACGCAGGGCGGGGGCCAGCTCATGCTTGGCCAGGCCTCGCAGACTCTCCTCAGCTGCCTTGCTCCGGCATTCCAGCTGCCCCAGGTTCTCAGCCAGCTGTTCAAAGTCCACCTGGAAAAGCCAGAGTGTTCCCACATTGTGCCCTTGCCCCACCTCAGACACTGCCTGAGGCAGCCTCTGTCCCAGGCTGGCCAGCCTCTGAGGTTACAGACCCTGGCCCCATCCCCCCAACTTGGTCCTGGGCCCCCAGAAGCTCTCAGTCTAATGCAAGCCACAGATGAGTCTGAGTGACTCCTTGAGGTGACAGAGAAGGCTTCCTGGAAGAAATGGCCATGAAATAGAGCCAGAGACTGCGCAGGCCTGCTGGGAAGGTTTCTGGCAGAGAGCCTGGCTGGGAGGACACCTGTAGTTCAGGACATGGGCCCAGGTGGCCCAAACGAGGACACAGGAAGGAGCCCCAGGATGGCCAGTGGCAAGAAGCGAGCCCCTGGCTGGTGTGTACCTTGGCACAGCGGGTAAGGGCGGGGATTTCCGAGTAGAGGTCGGAGGAGTCTGGCCGGGTCTGGAGCACCAAGGAGCAGAGATGGTGCAGCAGAGACTGCCGCCGCACCGTATCCTTCACCTCGGACACCTTCTCCAGGTAGCTCAGCTCAAAACCGCTGCTCTGAAAGGACCCTGCCTGAGTCTGGGCCTGGCCGGCTCAGAGCCCCCATTCCTGGCCCTCCGGGGCGCTTGCTTACCTGGGAGCCGTTGAGAAAGTTGCCCACTGCCAGCAGGGTGGCCAGAAGACAGCGGAAGGTGGCGttcttcaccagctgctccatgcccACTTTCAGGTCAAACAGAGGCTCTGCGATTTCCTGGTGTGGGGGGACCAGGAGCCCTCAGACAGTATGGTAACCGTGCTCGCCCGCCTCCTGCTGCCCATCCCATCCCCATGAGCCAGATACCCGCTCCATGCTGTCATAGTCCAGCTTGAAGGCCCAGAGTTGTAGGCGGGCAGCCAGGCCCCCGATGGAAGCGAGGGTCAGCAGGAAGCTCTCGGCGGGACCCAGGGGGACGTCGGGGTTCATCAGCTGGGCCTCCTCGATCTTCTGTCGCTCGTCATCCGTAGGCATCATGGTCAGCAACTTCTGAGAACATAACCACCGCCCCCCTCAGAGACTTCAGTGCTGGGAGGCCTCAGGTTTTGGTGCTAACCCCATCCTGGGCTGGAGCCCCAGGGTCTGGGGACTGCCCTGCAGAAATGCCCAAGTCCGAGCCCACCCCTAGAGGGCAGGGGACTCccaccacccaaggagagggccgGACCACTGTCCACACTGCTTGTCCCCTATCCCCACCTCAATGCCATCCTTGCTGACGGCAAACTCATCAAAGTTGAGAAGGGCAGCTTTGATGACATGGACGGCAGGCAGTGTCGTCAGGCCGATGTTGATGGCGTTGCTCCGCTTGGGGTCCAGCACGGTGGTCATTGTCCGGCGGCCCTCACCGGCTTTCTGCGGGTTTGGAGAAGGCTGAGACTGGACTGGAAGAGACCTAGTGCGGGCACTAACCCAGAAGTCACCCCCGGGCCCTCTCCTCTGAGGTCCAGTGGTGGGATTGCCTCGTGCTGTACAGAGCTTAGAGTCCAGTTAGGAGCCTGGAATAAGTTCCTCCTGCTCCTTCCCATGTCTCAGCTTCCCCATCTGGGGTCACCTGAGCTCTGACCGCTCCCACTCTGCTGGGCCCTCTTGCAGCTGAGGGTGGCCTTACCTTGGAGGGCAGCACGTCCTTGGCACGGGATTcaaagaggtgccccagcctcGCTGTGTCCACTGAAACAGGCTCCAGTGAGGCCCACAGAGTCGGGCAGGGCCCAAATCTGCACCCGGCGCCCCCCGGGTCCCCTGCCAGCTTTAGCTCCCGCCAGAAGAGTTTGACTGTCTTCCTCTTGGTGGGGATTACTGGGCCATCAGGGGCTGAGCGGGTAGGAGGGgcagccaggggtgggggtggtggtaagagGCCTTTAGTTGGCGGGGGAGGtggggctggtgggggtgggggtactgcggagagcagggaagggaggggtggtggaggtgggggtacccctgtggggaggggtggtgggggtgggaccCCACTCCCAGCCTCCGTAGCCTCCATGTCCAGCACGTCCTGATCCTCATCCTCCCCTAGGTCTgaaaagtccaagtccccgatgcaGAGCTTGGGTGCACGGGGAGGGGACGCCCGGGCAGGTGTCATCTCAATCTCAGGGCTGGGTGGGGCCCGTGGCTCCTTGGGCTCCAGCTCAAAGCTCTGCTGGGCCCGTAGAAGGACGCGGGGGCCAGGGCTCAGGGGCGTTCTGGGTCTGGGTGCTGGCTCTGGGGAGCTCCATAGTTCTCGGGTGTCTACAAAGAGGGGTGCAGCTGTTAGCATGGTGTTCCCTGAGGGGCAGCGGGGCGATGAGAGGGTCCTGCCCACCCACTCACCTGCATGTCCATCAGCCTCGTCAGGCATGGCCTCTGCCAGTGTCTCTGCCCTGCCCAGGGCCAGCGCAGCCTGCTTCTCTGTTTCTGCTGCAGCCACGTTCTCCAGGAAACGTGCTCTGGAGGGACGGACTTGTCACCGGGGGTGTCCTACACAACCCCAGCCCAGGGTATGCACATGCCATGCTGGGCCCTGGGCGTGGTCCCCAAGTGcaggcacacacaaacacacagagaacAGTCCATGAGCTGACCAGACCCTTCCCCCAAAGCCCGCCACTACTCAGTTCTCTGCATCTGGTGAGGGTTCTCCATCAACCAGCATTCCCAGGCCAGCCTCGGGGCAGCAGCCTTGCTGCAAGCTGTTCATGTTCACTTGTCCCAATTCCAGACCAGTACCCGTAGGCAAAGGATGGGGTAGCTGTCCCCCTGAGAACATCGGGCTGCCCTTAGCATGCCTGGAGGTTTCCAAGAGCTAAGGGGACACACGGGACATGCACTCAGGTTTTGCTGAATGATGACTGTGGCCCAGTGTCTTTGTGTCTGGCCCCTCTATCTtctcataggagccctggtggtacactgGGGGCTTCTCACCCTCACTCAGGTCTCTGCTTTTCCCGCCTTTCACCCCAATCTCCTCCGGGGTCCCTATATCACAGCGCCTGAGAGTCTCCACCCTGAGCCCTAGTCTTGAGCTGAAGGAGGTGGAGAGGGGCCTCCGCCCTGGAGTCCACCTCCCTGTGGTAGACTAAGCTGGTGAGGACCCAGTCATGTTACCATACGGGGCCACTAGGCCCATGGGACCCCTTGTCAGGCAAGCACAGCGGAAGCTAGAGCATGTGGTGGGCAGCTGGCCTGGGTACTTGGTACTTACTCCAGCCTGGCCTGcccaggagggggcaggggggcaggTGGGCTCTCAGGGGCCCTGAGGGGAGGGAGTGAGAGGAAAAGACGCTGGTTGGGGTACCCGCCCTGAAGTCCACTTGCTGGCACCAACAGAGAGCTGGGCAGTAACGTCAGAGAGACCTTCCCAGCCACAGAGGgaagaggaggtggggtggggtggggtagggggtgggggtggtgacagGAAG
The sequence above is drawn from the Tenrec ecaudatus isolate mTenEca1 chromosome 18, mTenEca1.hap1, whole genome shotgun sequence genome and encodes:
- the TMEM208 gene encoding transmembrane protein 208; protein product: MAPKGKVGTRGKKQIFEENKETLKFYLRIILGANAIYCLVTLVFFYSSASFWAWVALGFSLAVYGASYHSMSSMARAAFSEDGALVDGGMDLNMEQGMAEHLKDVILLTAIVQVLSCFSLYIWSFWLLAPGRALYLLWVNVLGPWFTADSGTPAPEHNEKRQRRQERRQMKRL
- the FHOD1 gene encoding FH1/FH2 domain-containing protein 1 isoform X1, whose product is MAGGEDRGDGEPVSVVTVRVQYLEDTDPFACANFPEPRRAPTCSLDGSLPLGAQIPALHRLLGPPLKLEDCALQVSPSGYYLDPELCLEEQREMLEGFYEEISKGRKPTLILRTQLSVRVSAILEKLYGSSGPELRRALFSLKQIFQEDKDLVPEFVNSDGLSCLIRVGAAADHNYQSYILRALGQLMLFVDGMLGVVAHSETVQWLYTLCASQSRLVVKTALKLLLVFVEYSESNAPLFIRAVNSVANTTGALPWANLVAILEENGADAELLVYTVTLINKTLAALPDQDSFYDVTDALEQQGMEALAQRHLSTAGTDVDLRTQLVLYESALRLEDGDIEEGVAGGRRERRKPSSEEGKRSRRSLEGGGGQAPRAPEPVPSGPASSPSGPASSPSGPASPVGPISLCLFSSISVGPSADNFSERSVYKARFLENVAAAETEKQAALALGRAETLAEAMPDEADGHADTRELWSSPEPAPRPRTPLSPGPRVLLRAQQSFELEPKEPRAPPSPEIEMTPARASPPRAPKLCIGDLDFSDLGEDEDQDVLDMEATEAGSGVPPPPPLPTGVPPPPPPLPSLLSAVPPPPPAPPPPPTKGLLPPPPPLAAPPTRSAPDGPVIPTKRKTVKLFWRELKLAGDPGGAGCRFGPCPTLWASLEPVSVDTARLGHLFESRAKDVLPSKKAGEGRRTMTTVLDPKRSNAINIGLTTLPAVHVIKAALLNFDEFAVSKDGIEKLLTMMPTDDERQKIEEAQLMNPDVPLGPAESFLLTLASIGGLAARLQLWAFKLDYDSMEREIAEPLFDLKVGMEQLVKNATFRCLLATLLAVGNFLNGSQSSGFELSYLEKVSEVKDTVRRQSLLHHLCSLVLQTRPDSSDLYSEIPALTRCAKVDFEQLAENLGQLECRSKAAEESLRGLAKHELAPALRARLTHFLVQCARRVAMLRVVHRRICNRFHAFLLYLGYTAQAAREVRVTQFCHTLREFALEYRTCRERVLQQQKKRATYRERNKTRGRMITETEKFSGVAGETPSTPAVPVAVGSGPGRGDADSHASMKSLLTSRPEDATHNRRSRGMVSSSSPVMSTPSGPSDTPPEEAPGSSSPGDTSDEIMDLLVQSVTRSSPRALAARERKRSRGNRKSLRRTLKSGLGDELVQALGLSKGPGLEV
- the FHOD1 gene encoding FH1/FH2 domain-containing protein 1 isoform X2: MAGGEDRGDGEPVSVVTVRVQYLEDTDPFACANFPEPRRAPTCSLDGSLPLGAQIPALHRLLGPPLKLEDCALQVSPSGYYLDPELCLEEQREMLEGFYEEISKGRKPTLILRTQLSVRVSAILEKLYGSSGPELRRALFSLKQIFQEDKDLVPEFVNSDGLSCLIRVGAAADHNYQSYILRALGQLMLFVDGMLGVVAHSETVQWLYTLCASQSRLVVKTALKLLLVFVEYSESNAPLFIRAVNSVANTTGALPWANLVAILEENGADAELLVYTVTLINKTLAALPDQDSFYDVTDALEQQGMEALAQRHLSTAGTDVDLRTQLVLYESALRLEDGDIEEGVAGGRRERRKPSSEEGKRSRRSLEGGGGQAPRAPEPVPSGPASSPSGPASSPSGPASPVGPISLCLFSSISVGPSADNFSERSVYKLQTAPVWAPESPPAPLPPPGQARLEARFLENVAAAETEKQAALALGRAETLAEAMPDEADGHADTRELWSSPEPAPRPRTPLSPGPRVLLRAQQSFELEPKEPRAPPSPEIEMTPARASPPRAPKLCIGDLDFSDLGEDEDQDVLDMEATEAGSGVPPPPPLPTGVPPPPPPLPSLLSAVPPPPPAPPPPPTKGLLPPPPPLAAPPTRSAPDGPVIPTKRKTVKLFWRELKLAGDPGGAGCRFGPCPTLWASLEPVSVDTARLGHLFESRAKDVLPSKKAGEGRRTMTTVLDPKRSNAINIGLTTLPAVHVIKAALLNFDEFAVSKDGIEKLLTMMPTDDERQKIEEAQLMNPDVPLGPAESFLLTLASIGGLAARLQLWAFKLDYDSMEREIAEPLFDLKVGMEQLVKNATFRCLLATLLAVGNFLNGSQSSGFELSYLEKVSEVKDTVRRQSLLHHLCSLVLQTRPDSSDLYSEIPALTRCAKVDFEQLAENLGQLECRSKAAEESLRGLAKHELAPALRARLTHFLVQCARRVAMLRVVHRRICNRFHAFLLYLGYTAQAAREVRVTQFCHTLREFALEYRTCRERVLQQQKKRATYRERNKTRGRMITETEKFSGVAGETPSTPAVPVAVGSGPGRGDADSHASMKSLLTSRPEDATHNRRSRGMVSSSSPVMSTPSGPSDTPPEEAPGSSSPGDTSDEIMDLLVQSVTRSSPRALAARERKRSRGNRKSLRRTLKSGLGDELVQALGLSKGPGLEV